Proteins from a genomic interval of Musa acuminata AAA Group cultivar baxijiao chromosome BXJ1-9, Cavendish_Baxijiao_AAA, whole genome shotgun sequence:
- the LOC135581911 gene encoding probable complex I intermediate-associated protein 30 isoform X1, whose amino-acid sequence MEVEHHEEVTSPLTTFGGDTVLPITEPFVTAVSIGRSEAPHSKRWNHRSRLIDNLQETVFAAPVFLRRLTVADPTSVSASDPCPGFELSCKRRSPLRSEVSHALAWNVEDLMLPSERFVFNFNSKEELNRWHLYSDSEYGGLSSASLEITGADSGHELSGLFSGNLSLDVAEGSTWRMNRSGFCGMRSKKFNGFIDLDSYDTIAMRLRGDGRCYISTIYTENWINSPGQQEDNSWQAFVFVPKDQWHIAKIPLDRYLPTWKGNVISTKVEMNPSRILAMSLSVNAEGGIPGAKSGPGDFRLEIDWIKALRT is encoded by the exons ATGGAAGTTGAACACCACGAAGAGGTGACGTCACCCCTGACAACTTTTGGGGGTGATACGGTCCTGCCAATAACAGAACCCTTCGTGACAGCCGTAAGTATCGGACGGTCAGAAGCGCCACACTCGAAGCGGTGGAATCATCGTAGCCGTTTGATCGATAACCTTCAAGAAACCGTCTTCGCCGCCCCCGTCTTCCTCCGCCGCCTCACGGTCGCTGATCCGACTTCTGTCTCGGCATCGGATCCATGTCCAGGTTTCGAGCTCTCCTGCAAGCGTCGGTCGCCGCTACGAAGCGAGGTATCTCATG CCTTGGCGTGGAATGTAGAAGATCTGATGCTACCAAGTGAAAGATTTGTGTTCAACTTCAATTCAAAGGAGGAGTTGAATAGATGGCACCTGTACTCTGATTCAGAATATGGAG GTTTGTCATCAGCCTCATTGGAAATCACTGGTGCCGATAGTGGTCATGAACTAAGTG GTTTATTCTCCGGCAATCTTTCCTTAGATGTAGCTGAAGGTTCCACATGGAGAATGAATCGCAGTGGTTTCTGTGGGATGCGATCAAAGAAG TTTAATGGCTTTATTGACTTGGATTCATACGATACAATAGCCATGCGACTTAGGGGGGATGGAAGGTGCTACATATCTACC ATATACACCGAGAACTGGATAAATTCACCGGGACAGCAGGAAGACAACTCATGGCAAGCTTTTGTTTTTGTTCCCAAGGATCAATGGCATATTGCAAAG ATCCCTCTAGATCGATATTTACCAACATGGAAAGGCAATGTGATCAGCACAAAGGTGGAGATGAATCCATCACGCATCCTGGCCATGTCTCTTTCTGTCAATGCGGAAGGTGGCATTCCGGGTGCTAAATCCGGACCTGGAGATTTCAGACTTGAAATTGATTGGATCAAAGCATTGAGAACATAG
- the LOC135592518 gene encoding pentatricopeptide repeat-containing protein At3g03580-like — protein sequence MLLPRLQWNHTSSHLPNTPKSFASSTLAPPTLPSSISEALSFLRSPRHLPQIHSFCITSGLARSPFFAGKLIAAYSDLRNPAASLSVFLSTPRSKHNVFLWNSIIRARARNGMFAEALDCYEDMRKTKLRPDAFTLPSVISACAGLGDLRISREVHQHVVELGLMSDLYIGNALIGMYSRVGSLVDARDVFDGMARRDIVSWNSLISGYSANGEWEKAVEVYGAIRMDGFVPDCFTVESVLPAFGGLGAIQEGQMVHGLVYKVGIEEDRLVGNGLIAMYCRFENLVDARRVFDMLVGRDVVSWNTIIDGYYQVGDFKDALQMFRKMMTGSKPDLVTLTVILHACCEMGDLQLGCSVHGYIMRNGYECDITALNILLAMYGKCGSLIMVRNLFDQMDVRDSFTWNSLINSYVRRGLFSKGIELFKSMKQFDVQPDFVTIVRLLSMCTELQQPVHGRGLHCNAIKRGLDSNLFVGNALLDMYSKCGSLEDALEEFQRMEVHDRVSWNTIISGCVHSGNCSLGFELISEMKVQGQRLDKATILGILPACSYVAAKRLGKEIHGCILKLNLECDAAICNALIEMYSKCGRLDHAVCVFEHMNIKDIVTWTSLIFAYGMYGQGDKALRVFMRMEKMGVMPDHVAFLAIIYACSHSGLVDEGKMYFKRMEQEYKIIPSLEHYACMVDLLGRSGKLEEAEIFIEAMPVQPDISIWGALLSACRIFNETLIAERVCERIMAFDTENTGCHVLASNLYAAIGKWDMVVKIRKSMEAKTMKKDPGFSWIEVKNKVYVFGTGEQLVEQSEEVYKFLEVLTGLMAKEGYVPDRKFVLQDVEEDDKKHMLCTHSERLAIAFGLLNTKPGTPLLIMKNLRACGDCHTAIKYITKIVAREILIRDSNRFHLFKDGFCSCGDFW from the coding sequence ATGCTGCTCCCCCGCCTGCAGTGGAATCATACGTCTTCTCACTTACCCAATACCCCCAAATCCTTTGCTTCCTCCACCCTTGCTCCCCCGACCCTTCCCTCCTCCATCTCCGAAGCCCTCTCCTTTCTCAGATCCCCTCGCCATCTCCCCCAAATTCACTCTTTTTGCATCACCTCTGGCCTTGCTCGGTCCCCATTCTTCGCCGGAAAGCTCATCGCCGCGTACTCCGACCTCCGGAACCCGGCCGCATCCCTCTCCGTCTTCCTCTCGACCCCCCGCTCCAAGCACAACGTCTTCTTGTGGAACTCGATTATCAGGGCGCGCGCCCGCAATGGCATGTTCGCCGAGGCTCTGGATTGCTACGAAGATATGCGGAAGACGAAGCTACGGCCTGACGCCTTCACTTTGCCTTCGGTCATCTCGGCTTGCGCTGGTTTGGGCGATCTCAGAATCTCTCGCGAAGTTCATCAGCACGTTGTCGAGTTGGGTCTCATGTCGGATTTATACATCGGCAATGCTTTAATCGGAATGTACTCGAGAGTGGGTTCGTTGGTTGACGCTCGTGACGTGTTCGATGGAATGGCTCGTAGGGATATTGTTTCATGGAATAGCTTGATCTCGGGGTACAGTGCGAATGGAGAATGGGAGAAAGCTGTTGAGGTCTATGGAGCAATCCGAATGGACGGCTTTGTTCCTGACTGTTTTACAGTGGAGAGTGTTTTACCAGCTTTCGGAGGTCTAGGTGCCATTCAAGAGGGGCAAATGGTCCATGGGCTTGTATACAAGGTTGGAATTGAGGAGGACAGACTAGTTGGCAATGGCCTTATTGCCATGTATTGTAGATTTGAGAATTTGGTTGATGCTAGGAGGGTTTTTGATATGTTAGTCGGGAGGGATGTGGTCTCGTGGAATACTATCATCGATGGGTACTACCAAGTCGGTGATTTTAAAGATGCACTTCAGATGTTTCGGAAGATGATGACTGGATCTAAACCGGATCTTGTGACTCTCACTGTTATTCTTCATGCTTGCTGTGAAATGGGGGACTTACAATTGGGCTGTTCAGTTCATGGGTACATCATGCGGAATGGTTATGAATGTGATATCACAGCATTGAACATTCTTTTGGCTATGTATGGGAAATGTGGAAGTTTGATCATGGTGCGTAATTTATTTGATCAAATGGATGTCAGGGACTCTTTTACATGGAACTCCTTAATAAATAGTTATGTTAGGAGGGGGCTCTTTAGTAAAGGTATAGAGCTTTTTAAGTCAATGAAACAGTTTGATGTGCAACCTGACTTTGTTACTATTGTAAGACTCCTATCTATGTGCACTGAGTTACAGCAGCCAGTCCATGGTAGAGGTCTACACTGTAATGCAATTAAAAGAGGGTTGGACTCAAATTTGTTTGTTGGAAATGCTCTTCTTGACATGTACTCGAAGTGTGGTAGTCTAGAAGATGCACTGGAAGAATTTCAGAGGATGGAGGTACATGACAGAGTAAGTTGGAATACCATTATATCTGGTTGTGTCCATAGTGGAAATTGCAGTTTAGGATTTGAACTTATAAGTGAAATGAAGGTCCAGGGGCAAAGGCTTGACAAGGCAACAATTTTGGGCATCTTGCCTGCTTGCTCGTACGTGGCAGCAAAACGACTAGGCAAAGAGATCCATGGCTGCATACTCAAACTTAATTTGGAATGTGATGCGGCGATTTGCAATGCTCTGATTGAGATGTACTCCAAGTGTGGCAGATTAGACCATGCTGTTTGTGTCTTTGAACATATGAACATCAAAGACATTGTTACTTGGACTTCTCTAATATTTGCCTATGGTATGTATGGTCAAGGTGATAAGGCCTTGAGAGTTTTCATGAGGATGGAGAAAATGGGTGTTATGCCAGATCATGTAGCTTTTCTAGCTATTATATATGCATGTAGCCATTCTGGTTTAGTCGATGAAGGCAAGATGTATTTCAAGAGGATGGAGCAGGAATACAAGATCATCCCCAGTTTGGAACATTATGCTTGTATGGTTGACCTTCTAGGCCGATCTGGAAAGTTAGAAGAAGCAGAAATTTTCATTGAAGCAATGCCAGTGCAACCGGACATTAGCATATGGGGAGCTTTACTTAGTGCCTGTCGAATCTTCAATGAAACTCTGATCGCTGAGCGTGTCTGTGAACGAATTATGGCCTTCGACACAGAGAACACTGGCTGTCATGTTTTAGCATCAAATCTTTATGCAGCAATCGGGAAGTGGGACATGGTTGTTAAGATACGAAAATCCATGGAAGCAAAAACGATGAAGAAAGATCCAGGATTCAGCTGGATAGAAGTTAAAAACAAGGTTTATGTGTTTGGGACCGGGGAACAATTGGTTGAACAATCAGAAGAAGTGTATAAGTTTTTAGAAGTACTTACTGGATTAATGGCCAAGGAAGGATATGTTCCCGATAGAAAATTTGTTCTCCAGGATGTAGAGGAAGATGATAAGAAACATATGCTATGCACACATAGTGAGAGGCTTGCTATAGCTTTTGGGCTGTTGAATACAAAGCCAGGCACACCTTTGCTGATAATGAAGAACCTCCGTGCATGTGGCGATTGCCATACTGCAATTAAGTATATAACAAAAATCGTTGCAAGAGAGATTTTAATTAGAGATTCTAATCGTTTCCACCTGTTCAAGGATGGTTTTTGTAGTTGTGGTGATTTTTGGTGA
- the LOC135581911 gene encoding probable complex I intermediate-associated protein 30 isoform X2: protein MSRFRALLQASVAATKRALAWNVEDLMLPSERFVFNFNSKEELNRWHLYSDSEYGGLSSASLEITGADSGHELSGLFSGNLSLDVAEGSTWRMNRSGFCGMRSKKFNGFIDLDSYDTIAMRLRGDGRCYISTIYTENWINSPGQQEDNSWQAFVFVPKDQWHIAKIPLDRYLPTWKGNVISTKVEMNPSRILAMSLSVNAEGGIPGAKSGPGDFRLEIDWIKALRT, encoded by the exons ATGTCCAGGTTTCGAGCTCTCCTGCAAGCGTCGGTCGCCGCTACGAAGCGAG CCTTGGCGTGGAATGTAGAAGATCTGATGCTACCAAGTGAAAGATTTGTGTTCAACTTCAATTCAAAGGAGGAGTTGAATAGATGGCACCTGTACTCTGATTCAGAATATGGAG GTTTGTCATCAGCCTCATTGGAAATCACTGGTGCCGATAGTGGTCATGAACTAAGTG GTTTATTCTCCGGCAATCTTTCCTTAGATGTAGCTGAAGGTTCCACATGGAGAATGAATCGCAGTGGTTTCTGTGGGATGCGATCAAAGAAG TTTAATGGCTTTATTGACTTGGATTCATACGATACAATAGCCATGCGACTTAGGGGGGATGGAAGGTGCTACATATCTACC ATATACACCGAGAACTGGATAAATTCACCGGGACAGCAGGAAGACAACTCATGGCAAGCTTTTGTTTTTGTTCCCAAGGATCAATGGCATATTGCAAAG ATCCCTCTAGATCGATATTTACCAACATGGAAAGGCAATGTGATCAGCACAAAGGTGGAGATGAATCCATCACGCATCCTGGCCATGTCTCTTTCTGTCAATGCGGAAGGTGGCATTCCGGGTGCTAAATCCGGACCTGGAGATTTCAGACTTGAAATTGATTGGATCAAAGCATTGAGAACATAG